TACAACACAgttcaaataattatatatttcacaTCCTTCCTTCCTTATGTTGTCCTCTCAAtattgtgaaataaaacagttctttttaattgtttttgcaTACAAAATGGCCAAGGCTTGAATCTGATCAACAGTTCGTACATCTCTTTCCAAATTTTTCGTTTGAAACTCTTCTAAATATTGTTTATCTCTCCAATTTTTCATTCTAGTTTATTCGAAAAGTTGTCAAATGCATATAAACGGAAAAAtatacagatgaaagactttatttttcttcaaattaatatcCTAAGTTCCAAGAGCATCAACTATCCTAGGCATTTTTAATCGCAAAATTACTACTACTTAAGTATAttaaagaggttttttttcaaattaatatccTAAGTTCCAAGAGCATCAACTATCCTAGGCATTTTTAATCGCAAACTTACTACTACTTAAGTATATTAAAgagggtttttttcaaattaatatccTAAGTTCCAAGAGCATCAACTATCCTAGGCATTATTAATCGCAAACTTACTACTACTAAAGTATATTAAAGTACTTAATGTGCCCTGTGGGCTAGATTATATCTGTAGCTTTTTCTAAGTAGTCCAAATACTCTTTTATTAAACACTTGTGTTTAAATgtgtaaaaatgaaatgaacttTTTGATAAACCCCATTAGAAGAGACAAAGTGGCATAACTCTTATTTGAACACACTTCAAAAGCATTTATAGTGAGAATCTTCTATGTTAATTGGCCATGGGATATACTTGTTAACATAAAATAACTGTGTATATGATCATTTtagtaagtaaataaaaaacaagctaaacaaaccaaaaatttaagaaaccataaaacattttattgcacAATTTTTGGAAGAAATCTCAAAACAAATTATTCATCTCCTCCCTCAAATTTCTCTCCCAAACTTGGGATTTTTTCTCTTGCTTCCTTCTATCTCTTTTACTAAGTGTTGACATTTTTGGTTTTCTTTCTCTCTGTTTTTCAATTGCATTTTGATCAAATGGTCCAAAATGTGTCACTTTGGCTTGTTTTCTAGTAGCCTTTTCCATTTCTCCTCCTAAACACTGTCTATCCCTTTTCAGCACGGTTTTGACAGGGTATCGCTGTCCTTGACCTCTTGACCCTAAACCTTTTTCTCCATCCCATCCACTTTTTAACATAAGCTGGTAGCCCCTATTGCCTGGCGGAATAAGGAAACTATCAGGTTTAGGTTTTAATTTCctattaaacaaatgaacagTTGACGTTTCGTGATTTTCTCCTTCAGCttgagaaacattttttttacacacatcACAGAAATATTCCACGGTTTCTGTCTGCTGTTTATCTTGACGACCACATTTCACCCTGCTACCGTCAAATGTATTGATGAAATCGGCTAGATTTGTATGTCCTGCTTTCCTAGCTATGCACACAGCATCTCTTCTTTTCCTGTCCAGTATATGCCTATTTATTCCCTTTTTGAGGAGATATGAAACCACCTGCTCATTTCCACTGTGACTTGCACACATAAGAGCCGTCCATCCATATGAATCCACACAATTTATCTCTATTCCACTCTTTATACACTTCTTCACAACTCTAATGTCCCCATTTTGAGCTGCTTTCAAAAAATCACTCTCACTGAACAATAAACCAGATGATTGGGAGATTTTACCTTCAGTTGTATGATTTTCTCCAGCTACATTACACGTAAAATTTGGAACTTTGTAAGTTTGCCTGGTTTCATTGCTATTAACAGACTCAGctattaaattttcataaaactgtcTTGCTTCTTCCCCAGTCCTTTCAGGTTTTCTTCTCTCTGTGCTTTTGGtgtgctttgtttctttttctgaaCTTTCTGGCACAAAATATACTACTTTTTCCATGTCTGCTTATGGCCTGTAAAAGCAAAATGAGTCAGTTAGAGTCAGGCAACTAAGAACTTATTAATGTacatagctacatgtatatttgatcaAACTACTACAGAAGCACATCAAAATTACCATATTCTTTAGACTaagcagggttgtctctaagacccgggagacggggaattcccccgcctaaagtgacgtaattacccggctattattgcatttcaaacacaatctagctataaggTAGACCTCCAgatccccttctacttttttatttctcccttctacttcaatttttagagacaaccctgctaAGTGACCTGTTTTCACTTAAAGTGTCTTTAATTTTGTTGGAGAATATTCATggttttggaatttttaattgatgcatgttatatttaaaaagaacatttaaTAAGGTATGAAGATTGTGTGCACCCTTGTCACTGTGGTAAAGATGatgcaattttttattcatcGGTAAAAAAGAGAATCCAGAATgaacaacaagaggcccatgggccacatcgctcacctgaggaacaataggtatgataaaatcagcttaatggagtcataatacaaactatctggacaatgtacaataatacatgtagatcctgtataaataaaatccattttcccctggatattcttatgtttataatcattagtcccttttctaacaagatgattttatagtcatatcatatgttgagtattgcagttctcaaaaagatccttaacaatagtttatatattagatataaacgtacatcaaactctgaaccttctcgggaggccaaagaattgtccttgggcccaagtcttaacaattataaagaaacatctggctgattagtttctgagaagatttttaaagatttaccctatatattcctttgttaaactttgaccccccccccattgtggccccaccctacccccgggggtcatgattttcacaactatgaatctaaactacctgaggatgctttcacacaagtttcagctttcctggctgattagtttctgagaagaagatttttaaagatttctctatatattcctatgttaaacttcgatcccccattgtggccccaccgtaccccgggggtcatgattttcacaactttgaatctacactacctgaggatccttccacacaagtgtcagctttcctggccgtttagtttctgagaagaagatttttaaagatttattctatatatattcctatgtaaaatttcgatccttcattgtggccccaccctacctccggggatcatgattttcacaaatttgtatctacattacctgatgatgctttcacacaagtttcagctttcctggctgattagtttctgaggagaagatttttaaagatttactctttatattcatttgttaaacttcgacccccaattgtggccccaccctcaggtgagctaaaaaggttaagtttacaatacaataagttgttataGTTGGTTTaagaagaacagactttgaaaattttcttaataaatattgacaaattttttacctttttaaattttagtttttaagatcagtgtacaaacatagaattgtgagcaaatctctgtatcttgcttataattcgaaacttaacactcaaatatggttgataaatagaaattgtaaacaattaaacacaagaaacatgcactacatgtataacaaataaagaacacaatttatttttcaaaatgaatcatatacatgtatatacctacatatttccgtcagcgatatcaaactctatttaaactgaataaactcgagaaaatgccgagcatctcaacaaaatttattgcattaatctacatgtaccattacgcaaaagataatgccgaattaccgatagaatgaattgtatttcagtacccctatatccgattttgcttaatttgcgcaggtaaacagttaactgtttgatttaccgaagtctctgtttgatttgatacgtaaaaatcacgaaatacagacgatagtttccaggttacaaagcatgatgagaacgaaacgaaaatcagaacaagctaacaccaacgtcatgtgtgaaaactgtcaacacattgaaatatttagcctcaatttacttcacaaaatcggcaccaatatattttgtatgtttcaaaatttcccttcatacgcgaactgttgcacaacaagcaaattcatcatagtcagatcgaccctttttcgtataatgtcatggctgctttaaacaaagaacctcgttttagaagtatggaatcattttaccggatgccgaacccgaagctattaaactgattgaaacacgcttttcctttattattattttcgtaataactcagaattgaaacagaattaccacttaatttttgcaatttatattttccttcccataaggataatttatgctaaactaggttgaatttgcctcggtagttcttgagaagaagatttttaaaaatgcacccccctttttctacagtttcaaggttttctccgctttgaatacagatcaaacttttatttctgcaatttatattcgccctcccataaggatgctttgtgccaaatttggttgaaattggataagcggttttagagaagaagttcaaaatgtaaaaagtttacagacggacagacggacagacggacggacagacggacggacggacggacgacggacaaaatgtgatcagaatagctcacttgagctttcagctcaggtgagctaaaaactgatCCTCATTTGGTCGATATAATTGGCCGGCGGTACATAGCTTTACTCAAAGGAATCCAAAAGAAAACCATAAGGAACCTCAACGGGAACCCAATGGGTCTGTTACCCTCATTACCCctgtaaccctgtttcagaacagagaTTTGTATAGAAACAAGAGTCTGTTACCCTTGTTACCCCTGTCTCGACCATAATTTAGTAAAGAACCAGGGTCAGTTACCCTCGTTACCCTTGTTATCCTGTTGAACATAGATACATCTGTACATAGCTAGAGATCCTTGCTCCCCTGATTTAGacaaatttgttatatttgttttaacaattcaCTTTAGCAAAGATATACCGTGCCCTAATGTGACTGTCCCTATGAATCATAATATTTCGTTCTTGGTGTAACCGGGTTACAGAATGATCAATTGACGCACTGGGAAACTGTACTGGATTAAAGACTTATCTAAAAATTCGActgaaaattacatgtatcttagcCAGCTGCTTGCGAGAATCGTCAAGCCGTCCTGCTGACGTCAACTCGACGAATCTCGCTAAGCCTTAGATCGTGacaatattatttactttaCGCATCACATGCTTGTCTGAATTACCAagcaattaaataaatttataaataatattccACTTACACAAAGAGACAACCTAAAGTGGCCAAACAATAGACATAGCTACAGGATATTCATACTGATACTGTCAGTCCAAATTTCTCATCTTGACGCTTTAACAAAACGCACTGATAACTATGAGGGCAGGTCTAATCGCCGGAATGGCGACGGAATAGACGTAGTGACATGAATAAAAAGGTCGATAACTTGTGTTAAGTATAAGCTATCACCATTcggtttttagttttttaatctgTGGATAGAGGGCGATCGAAATATGTAAAAACTTTTTTGATAAGTACATGTTTAATACATAAAACCTTGACCGGAATGAGCTATGGTCGCAAAAATCAGCTGCCGGAATGACGAAGTCGACTTTATATAAcacctaatatctcaaaaagtttttaatattttttcattcggaaacgatttttttaatcacaacgACCAGGCctataaaatgagaaaaaattaaaacgatATCTCTCGATTTAGTATGCAAAACCTTGACCGGAATGGaaatttttcgttaaaaaagaaTGCTGTAGTCGTGCAGTCATCTCTAAATAATCACctgtatcataaaaaccattgattaTATTTCCATTCggtcaagatttttttcatccttAGGTATACAcctatcatataatatatagttttatatattaaactAGATTTAAATGCTCAAAACCTTGACCGGAATGGAAATTTTACActcaaaattaacaaattttattaatgCGCTCAGGTATCGCTCAGGTAAAGAAGCCGTACTACAGGAAGGTGTGAACAACACctgtaataaaaacatatatgtacTACATGAACTCATATACGTAGATAATCTTACATCtgcttttttaaacatcattttgaatAGAAACAATATATACGCGAAATTAAGATAAGGAAATTGTTATtggttatttatattttatttaaaaggttattatattatttattaaaaataaatatcaacgaTGCTTTTATCACAGTAAGTAGAACAGTATCAAAgctaaaattgaattaaaagctgCTTGTCAATGTAAGCCGTGATGatgatttaattgtttaaatcaaagTGAATTAGAATGTatcaaaactatatatataattatatgtattaccAGAGATTTTTGACAGTTTTTCTCAGTTGTTGGATATTGATGATAcaacattttcaatttgtttaggCTATGACACAACATTTAAtctatgtaatttttatataactCCATTGATTTTTAGACACATTCTTTTTGAGAACAGACCAACTATACCTCTAGCTTTTTTAATCCATGagcttaaatataaaaaatgtcacGAACGgttatttgattatttgattGAGAAAATACcaaaacttttttctaaaaaaattgcaattgttACAGATAGGGAAAAGGCTGTTTCCAATGCTATTAGTAAGTTGTTGCCAAATAGTGTGAATTTATTCTGTTGGAATCATTTAAAGCGggattttaaattttggttaCAAAAAAATGGTGCTCAGGGTAACGAAATTTCAGTGTATGTACAAGGTTTAGTTAGTATTTTACAGAGTGATAAAGACAATATTGAGAATGTCATCAAAGATGTTACTAAtaaatggtaacaatcagctgtcgattattttaatgtttatctaAAGTCTGATATAATCAATCATGCAGCAAAATGGGTTGTTCAACAGTTTCCAGGTCTCTATAATCCTTTTTCTGGTATTACAAACAATGCTTCTGAGAGTATcaataatgttttgaaattacatgttaacatgttaACGGTAAAGAACTTCCCGTAGATGCTTTAACATTAAGTTTACAATTGTTGCAGTATAggtatttttacaatattcagTGTGGGTTAGCAGGTATAGGGCAATATAAATTATTAGACATGTTTTCTTGTATAAAAATACCAAAGGATGAGATTGGAATTCCTAGCAAGTTATTAGAGCCTGAAGAGATTATTGATTATGTGCGTGGTACTTTAGAAAATTTAGAATCACTGTGTAAATCTGATTGTAATTCTACAAATACTGTCAATGTAAGCTGTAATATTTGTAATTCCAACGAAAATGTCGATGTCGGCTCCGATGAACATGTACCTTTTGTTTCAGAATGTATTACCGCGGAAACCGTTCCCGAAATTAGCgaaacaaatttaaaaggtattgataattcaaatttatcacAGACGTGTTTAGCCAAATTGACAGTCGCGAATAATGGTGTAACTTTTGTCGAAAATCAGAAGGCTTTCATTGTTAACggtaataataacaaaaaatacgCAGTAACATTATTTCCTAAAGAATCGTGTCAATGCCCAACgaaatttgtattttagatAGTCTTAGCAAGAGCAAGAACCAAACAGTAAACACTCCATCTCTTGAAATTCAACTCTCTCTTATTTATGGGCGTAATAAGACTTCTATTcctattaaaattttagattctCAACAACAAGAAAATGGCTATGATTGTGGATTATTTGCAATTGCTAACCTTgtagaattttgttttaatcccAATAATTCAATTCAAACTAAAACCTCTTTTAAATCAGAAAGTATGTGAAACCATCTTGTAGAATGTTTAGAAAATGGTTTATTTACGCAATTTACGCAAAATTCATCACAAACTCCTGACATTACAGTTTTAAAACATaagattttaacaattaattgcTGTTGTTCTTGTGGATTTCCAGATTGGGTGGATGAAATGGTAGGCTGTGATTTTAGATTAGGGAAAAAGCTTTGTAATGTTTGgaaacattcaaaatgtgcaGATGTAAATAATGATTGTACAGATTGGCTATGTATTGACCATTGTCGTGATTTATTTGTGTTGTTCTATTgaaatttgttgttttaataaactCTCTATGTTTTTATTACTTGTGTTGTTCACACCTTCTTGTAGTACGGCTTCTTTACCTGAGCGATACCTGAGTGCAtctaataaaatttgttaattttgagTGTAAAATTTCCATTCCGGTCAAGGTTTTGAGCATTTAAATCTagtttaatatataaaactatatattatcTGATAGGTGTATACCTaaggatgaaaaaaatcttgaccGAATGGAAATAAAATCAAAGGTTTTAATGATACAGGTGATTATTTAGAGATGACTCCACGATTACAGcattcttttttaacaaaaaatttccaTTCCGGTCAAGGTTTTGCATACTAAATCGAAAGATatcgatttaatttttttacattttataggCCTGGTcgttgtgattaaaaaaatcgtttccgaatgaaaaaatattaaaaacgtTTTGAGATATTAGGTGTTTTATAAAGTCGACTTCGTCATTCCGGCAGCTGATTTTTGCGACCATAGCTCATTCCGGTCAAGGTTTTATGTATTAAACATGTACCTATCAAAAAAGTTTTTACATATTTCGATCGCCCTCTATCCACAGATcaaaaaactgaaaaccgaATGGTGATAGCTTATACCTAACACAAGTTATCGACCTTTTTATTCATGTCACTACGTCTATTCCGTCGCCATTCCGGCGATTAGTCCTCACCTAACTATGATGTGATCAGGAGCGGTGCAACGATTTGCTCAAAAGAACCATAAAAAGTAGCTACTATGTGTATATCTCAATGAtcgttgtaaatttaaaaacaaaattagacTATATGTAAATAACTGTGGTATTTCTGATGTcttttttacatgaataaactttattttttagacAAAACAATTTACGGcgttaattttacaatatttgtgattaattaattataacCGGACAATCAAAGATCATGCATGTCATGTAttccaaaaatatataacgttctgccataaacattaatttttatttcgaATTTGGATTGCCCGGAATGTGTTCATGCAATGGATTTAGGTattgttaatttctttacatGTGCGGGTCCAAAAAATCCCccggggtgggggtggggtgggttgtctgaggcatatttttggtaatttagaacgtaatataaagaaatttgaatgatttgcatttctatataaaacacCAAACCTCCtgattaaacatgttttaaaaagcaaatatatacatgtagttctcaAATAATGAAAG
This portion of the Magallana gigas chromosome 7, xbMagGiga1.1, whole genome shotgun sequence genome encodes:
- the LOC105326045 gene encoding G patch domain and ankyrin repeat-containing protein 1; the encoded protein is MEKVVYFVPESSEKETKHTKSTERRKPERTGEEARQFYENLIAESVNSNETRQTYKVPNFTCNVAGENHTTEGKISQSSGLLFSESDFLKAAQNGDIRVVKKCIKSGIEINCVDSYGWTALMCASHSGNEQVVSYLLKKGINRHILDRKRRDAVCIARKAGHTNLADFINTFDGSRVKCGRQDKQQTETVEYFCDVCKKNVSQAEGENHETSTVHLFNRKLKPKPDSFLIPPGNRGYQLMLKSGWDGEKGLGSRGQGQRYPVKTVLKRDRQCLGGEMEKATRKQAKVTHFGPFDQNAIEKQRERKPKMSTLSKRDRRKQEKKSQVWERNLREEMNNLF